Part of the Longimicrobiaceae bacterium genome is shown below.
GGAAGGTGCGGAGTGGCGATGACGACCGTGGTACAGGGACGGGAAAATAGACAGCCTGCGCTCGGCTTCGCAGCGCTTCATTGTGCAGGATCAGGTCGGCGTGGTTGTCTTCGCTCATCCATTCAATCGCAGAGTCTCCGGCATCCGTAGGATGACCAGAACACCCGAAGCCACGGTGAGGCCCGCCACCACCTCGATCGCCGGCGCCATCCCGAAGTAGTCGGCCAGCACGCCCGCCAGCAGCGCCCCCACCGCGTAGCCGCTGTCCCGCCAGAGCCGGTACACACCCACGGCGGAACCGCGCCAGCTCGGGTGCGCAACGTCACCGATCGCCGCCAGCAGCGTCGGGTAGACCATTGCGGTGCCGAGGCCGTGCAGAGCCGCGGCGCCCAGCCAGCCGGGGAAGCTCTCCAGCAGCGCGACGAACCCGATCGCGATCCCTTGCACGATCATGCCGGCTGCGATCAGCCACTTGCGTCCCCAGCGATCGGACAGCGCCCCGGTCCAGAGCTGCAGGCATCCCCACACCGCCAGGTAGGTGAAGCTCACCACCCCGATTCGCCCCACGCCCATACCGGAGGCAGCGAAGAAGAGCGGAAAGAGACCCCACGCGAGCCCGTCGTTCAGGTTGTTCACCATTCCCGCCTGACTCGCGCTGGCGAGAGCCCGGTCCTTCCAGCTCACCCTCGCGAAAACCCCACTCGCCGAAAGCTCCTCCTTCGCCCGCGACGTCGCCTCGAGCGCCACGTGGCGCATCGTCTCGCGGACGAAGAGGAGCGACAGGGCCAGCCCTATGACGGCGAAAGCAATGCCGAGATAGAACGGCTCGGGCCGCAGTCCGTGCGCCTCGGCCACATAGCCGGTGCCGAGCGCGGCCAGCGCTCCAGCGAGGTATCCAGCGAACTC
Proteins encoded:
- a CDS encoding MFS transporter, translating into MNKSHGAAAPGPSAIELGLRRNWRQFWLLVLVNAFVGAMVGLERTVLPLLAEQEFGLASRSAVLSFIATFGIVKALTNLFAGRLGDLYGRRRVLLVGWLFALPVPLLVIYAPSWSWIVFANVLLGINQGLAWSTTVIMKIDLVGPQRRGLAMGLNEFAGYLAGALAALGTGYVAEAHGLRPEPFYLGIAFAVIGLALSLLFVRETMRHVALEATSRAKEELSASGVFARVSWKDRALASASQAGMVNNLNDGLAWGLFPLFFAASGMGVGRIGVVSFTYLAVWGCLQLWTGALSDRWGRKWLIAAGMIVQGIAIGFVALLESFPGWLGAAALHGLGTAMVYPTLLAAIGDVAHPSWRGSAVGVYRLWRDSGYAVGALLAGVLADYFGMAPAIEVVAGLTVASGVLVILRMPETLRLNG